One bacterium genomic window, GCCGCAAGGCCTCCAGCAGTGGTACGATGAACGCGGAACCGCGACCTGAGCTGGTGCTGGGCTTCGACTTCAAATCGAATGGGGGGCTCGGGATCGAGTCCTCGGCGGGTTCGATTCCCGTGCGGTTCCGCCAGTCTGAACGCTATACTGTCGATGGAGTAAATGGAGGGCGCAATGAGCTTCCGAATCCACTTCCACGACGATGTTCCCCACTCGAAGCGCATCGGTGCAGAGTGCGAACGAATTTCGTCTGAATTACACGAAGACTTCCCCGAGTTGGCCAAGACCGAAGTCGCGATCTCTGTAGAAGGAGGCGAACTCGAGACCCGGGTCCACGTTCGCGGCAAGGATATCGACCTTGCGTCGACCGGCAAGGCGAAGGAAATGCACGACTCGGTCGTCGAGGCGTTTGATCGCGTAAAGAAGCAGCTGCGAAAACACCACGACAAGGTGACTTTCAAGGGGCGACGCGACGGACACTGATCGGGCCCTGCCCGAGAGTCGGC contains:
- a CDS encoding HPF/RaiA family ribosome-associated protein; this encodes MSFRIHFHDDVPHSKRIGAECERISSELHEDFPELAKTEVAISVEGGELETRVHVRGKDIDLASTGKAKEMHDSVVEAFDRVKKQLRKHHDKVTFKGRRDGH